A stretch of Lathyrus oleraceus cultivar Zhongwan6 chromosome 6, CAAS_Psat_ZW6_1.0, whole genome shotgun sequence DNA encodes these proteins:
- the LOC127097856 gene encoding uncharacterized protein LOC127097856, which produces MKTLSGRCESSKEISLSKATKILSKFVSADNGASQVINAYLHRASDAFNELNQLHRELKPSSQSRRKKSRSHTTDDSGRVGESSFISAHVKSEIGIIREKVRGEKENVNEKSIENDVKLSPEINGSVVGGSEKPSKKDKKKSEFGDKEGAGKLPKKEQNENKLGQGDEGMEEGKKPKKDKKKKDKNLEGENAKGREQQKDIETKISNTGKVAARVKNEIELSQGSEGGTDEGKKKKKEKKKKEKNLEGENAEEQKQQKDIEKKMSNNVKVENGGLVVPQDIEIRSKKRHEAGSENKLQAEEIKTEQRKKKRKNEDVEDRSEEQSKKKMKRKHEGQA; this is translated from the coding sequence atgaagacTCTTTCGGGACGATGTGAATCATCTAAAGAGATATCACTTTCCAAAGCTACCAAAATTCTCTCCAAATTTGTCTCCGCTGACAACGGTGCTTCGCAAGTCATCAATGCTTATCTCCATCGTGCCTCGGATGCTTTCAATGAGCTCAACCAGCTTCATAGGGAGCTTAAACCCTCCTCGCAGTCTCGTAGGAAGAAAAGCCGAAGCCACACGACAGATGATAGTGGGAGAGTAGGTGAAAGTTCTTTTATAAGTGCTCATGTGAAATCTGAAATCGGGATTATAAGGGAAAAGGTTCGTGGTGAGAAAGAGAATGTTAATGAAAAGTCAATTGAGAATGATGTTAAATTGAGTCCAGAAATTAATGGTTCTGTTGTGGGTGGAAGTGAGAAGCCTAGTAAGAAAGATAAAAAGAAGAGTGAATTTGGAGACAAGGAAGGTGCTGGAAAACTACCGAAAAAGGAGCAAAATGAAAATAAATTGGGTCAGGGCGATGAAGGAATGGAGGAGGGAAAGAAACCGAAAAAGGACAagaagaagaaggacaagaatCTAGAAGGTGAGAATGCAAAGGGACGAGAACAACAGAAAGATATAGAAACAAAGATAAGTAACACTGGAAAAGTAGCTGCTAGGGTAAAAAATGAAATTGAATTAAGTCAGGGCAGTGAAGGAGGAACGGATGAGggaaagaagaaaaaaaaggagaagaagaagaaggagaagaatCTAGAAGGTGAGAATGCAGAGGAACAAAAACAACAGAAAGATATAGAGAAAAAGATGAGCAACAATGTGAAGGTTGAAAATGGAGGGCTGGTTGTTCCTCAGGATATAGAAATTAGGTCCAAAAAGAGACATGAAGCAGGGAGTGAGAATAAATTACAAGCTGAAGAGATAAAGACGGAGcaaaggaagaagaagaggaagaatGAAGATGTGGAAGATAGATCCGAGGAACAGTCCAAGAAGAAAATGAAAAGGAAACATGAGGGTCAAGCTTAA